The genomic window GGGCATCGAGATCGGCCCCGCGCCGGTCGAGACCGTGCTCTCGAACGAGCTGTCGATGCCCATCGAGGACCTCGACCTCTCGGTGCGCTCGTACAACTGCCTGAAGCGTGAGGGCATCAACACGGTTTCGGAGCTCGTCGCGCTGTCGGAGACGCAGCTGATGAACATCCGCAACTTCGGTCAGAAGTCGGTCGACGAGGTGCGCGACAAGCTCGTCTCGCTCGGCCTGTCGCTGAAGGACTCGGTCCCCGGGTTCGACGGTGCGCACTTCTACGGCGGATACGACGACGAGAACATCTGATTAGCGGAGACCGCGGCTCGGCGTGACGCCGGGTCGCGGCATCCGACCCCCTCTTCTTTCCTACTGGAGTAACTGACATGCCCAAGCCCACCAAGGGTCCCCGCCTCGGAGGCGGCCCCGCCCACGAGCGTCTGCTTCTCGCGAACCTCGCCGCAGCGCTGTACACCCACGGTTCGATCACGACCACCGTGACCAAGGCCAAGCGCCTGCGTCCGCTGGCCGAGCGCCTCATCACGTTCGCCAAGCGCGGCGACCTGCACGCCCGTCGCCGGGTGCTGTCGGTCATCGGCGACAAGACCGTCGTGCACACGCTCTTCACCGAGATCGCACCCCAGGTCGCCGAGCGCGAGGGTGGCTACACCCGCATCACCAAGATCGGCAACCGCAAGGGCGACAACGCCCCCATGGCCGTCATCGAGCTCGTGCTCGAGCCGGTGAACCCGAAGCCGAAGTCGGCGAAGAAGTCGGGCGCTGCCGCTGCTGCTCCGGCCGCCGAGACCGAGGCTCCGGCTGAGGACGCCGCCGTCGAGGAGGCTCCGGCCGAGGAGACCGCCGCCGAGGAGACCGCCGCCGAGGAGACCCCGGCCGCCGAGGCCGGCGCCGAGTCGCCCGAGGAGGGCGCTGCCGCTGAGGCCGCCGCCGAGGACGCTGTCGAGGCTCCCGCGAAGTCCGAGTGACCGCGTAGGCCGGTTCGCGCCGGCCGTGCACGTCGAGGCCCGCCCCTGGTCCGTCAGGAGCGGGCCTCGCGGCGTTCCCGGGGCCTTCGTCGGGGCATCCGCGGGCCGGGTGCGCGGCGGTCGGTCGTCGTAACTCCTCAAGATCGGTGCGGGCGGCGCGGGTACGCGGTCGTTCCGCCCGTTCTGGAGCGGTTCGTGAGGAGTCGGCGCACGCGGGCCTCGGCGCCTGCCGTGTCAGCAGCACCCGCGAGCCCGTCAGCCGCCGGGCCTCACCAGATCGCGAGACGGACGATCGCGCCGAGGACGCAGGCCCACAGGAGGCTGGCCAGGGTGCCCACGATGAAGCGCTCGCGCGCGGCCGGTGTCGCCAGCTCGGAGAACCGGCCGATGCCCTTGAGCGCCACCACGACCGCGATGGCTTCGGGGAATCCGGCGATGATGCCGAGCACGACGCCCAGCCGCTCGAGGTAGCCGATCGTGGTGCCGCCGCGCAGGATCTCGTGTACCGCCTCCGGATCGTCCCCGGCATCCGGCCGGGCTGAGACGAGGATGCCGCCGGCAATGCCTTCCCGCACGGTGCCGTGCGTCGCGATCGCCAGCACCCGGCGCACGACCGGGTCGCCGCCGAGCACGGCCAGCACGACCGCCGGCAGCGCGACGACGAGCCCGAAGAGCCCCGGTACGTTCCACGGGAGCACCGTGACGACCAGCAGGCACAGCACGAGGATGCCGGCGGCGATGGCCAGGGTGGTGTTCCTCGGCCGGCGCAGGTTCACGACGACCAGGGCCAGGGCCGCCCCGAGCGCGACGAACAGGAAGATCGCGATGAACGCGGCGACGAGGGCTTCGGGGAAGACGACCGGCATGGCGCACAGTCTCGCACGCACCTCCCGCACGCCCGCGAGAATCGCCTCTTGCCCCGACGTGTCGGTGTGGCCATTCTCTGACCATGGCGAAAATGGAGCATTTCGAGATCCCCGCAGACGACATCGGCCGCGCGCAGGCGTTCTACCGGGAGGTCCTCGGGTTCGAGTACGAACCGTGGGGCGACGACATGGGCGTGCTGCGACAGCCCGAAGGCGAGGGCGTCAACGGCGACCTGCATCAGCGCGGCACCGCCCCGCATCCGACCGTGGTCTTCACCGTCGACCGCATCGAGGACACCGTGGCTCTCGCGGTGGCCCGCGGCGGCGAGCTGCTGGGGGCGATCCAACCGCTCGACGAGACGTCGCGGTGGGCGTACATCCGCGACAGCGAGGGAAACCTGATCGGCCTGTACGACGAAGTGTCGGCGGCCTGACCGGCCCGGCTGACCGGCCCGGCCCGGCGCCCCGGCGCTGGTAGCCTGAAACGCGTGTCCACCGAAGCCTTGACGATCGCCGAACCCGCGATCGACCCCTCGTTCGACAACGTGTGGGATGAGCTCGTCTGGCGAGGGCTCGTGCACGTGTCCACCGATCAGCAGGCGCTGCGCGACCTGCTCGCCGGCGACCCGATCACCTACTACTGCGGGTTCGACCCGACCGCCCCGAGCCTGCACCTCGGAAACCTCGTGCAGCTGCTGGTGCTGCGGCGCATCCAGCTGGCCGGGCACCGCCCGCTCGGACTCGTCGGCGGCTCGACAGGGCTGATCGGAGACCCGCGTCCCAGTGCGGAGCGCACCCTGAACACTCCCGAGGTGGTCGCCGAGTGGGTGACGCGCCTGCGCGGCCAGGTCGAGCGGTTCCTGAGCTTCGAGGGCGACAACGCCGCGCGCATCGTCAACAACCTCGACTGGACGGCGCCGCTGTCGGCGATCGACTTCCTGCGCGAGGTCGGCAAGCACTACCGCGTCGGCACCATGCTCAAGAAGGACGCGGTCGCGGCGCGGCTGAACTCGGATGCCGGCATCAGCTACACCGAGTTCAGCTACCAGATCCTTCAGGGCATGGACTACCTCGAGCTCTACCGCCAGTACGACTGCGTGCTGCAGACCGGCGGCAGTGATCAGTGGGGCAACCTCACCAGCGGCACGGATCTCATCCACCGCGTGGAGGGCGTCTCGGTGCACGCCATCGGCACGCCGCTGATCACCAACAGCGACGGGACCAAGTTCGGCAAGAGCGAGGGCAACGCCATCTGGCTCGACGCCGAGATGTGCAGCCCGTACCGGATGTACCAGTTCTGGCTCAACAGTGACGACGCCGACGTGGTGAACCGCCTCAAGATCTTCACGTTCCTCACCCGGGACGAGATCACCGAGTACGAGCGGCTGGTGGCCGAGGAGCCGTTCCGCCGGGCTGCCCAGAAGCGGCTCGCGCTCGAGGTGACGACCCTGGTGCACGGACCGGACGCGACCGCCGCGGTCATCGCGGCATCCGAGGCGCTGTTCGGCAAGGGCGATCTGACGGAGCTGGATGCCGCAACCCTCCGATCCGCCCTCGAAGAGCTGCCGAATGCCGAGGTCCCGGCGGAGACGACGGTGGCGCAGGCGCTCGTCGAGACCGGGCTCACCGCGAGTCTCTCGGAAGCGCGTCGTGCGATCGCACAGGGCGGGGTGACGCTTGACGGCATCCGCGTCGAAGACGAGGGGACGCCGGTGACCGGCGGTCTGCCGGGCGGGGTGTCGGTGCTGCGACGCGGCAAGAAGACGCTCGCCGGGCTCTTCGTCTCCCCGACCGCCGGCTGAGCGCGGCGGCGACGGGGCTGGTCGAGGGATGCCGTTCACGCCGAGCCATGCCCTTGTCGCGCTGCCGTTCGTGCGCACGCCGCTCGTCCCGGCGGCGATCGCCATCGGGGCGATGACCCCCGACCTGCCGCTCTTCCTGCGGGGGACGCCACTGACCTACGCCGCCACGCACTCGTGGACCGGGCTCGCCGCGACCGTGCTCGTCGCCTTCGCGCTGCTGCTGGTGTGGCGGTGCCTGCTGCGTCCGGCGGTGCGCGAGCTGTCGCCCCGGTGGCTCGCCGCCCGGCTGCCGGCGGAGTGGGACATGCCGGCAGGGTCCGCTGCCCGGGACGCCGTGGGACTGCTCCCCGGCAGCTCACGGGGGAGGGGCTACCCGCTGCTGCTCGTGGCATCGCTGCTGCTGGGCGTCGTCAGCCACATCGTGTGGGATGCCTTCACGCACCGAGGCCGTTGGGGCGTCGGCCTGATCCCGGGTCTGGATGGCGTATGGGGACCGTTCACCGGGTTCCGGTGGATCCAGTACGTCTCGGGTGTGGTCGGGCTCGCGGTCATCGGGGTGTGGGCGCTGCTCTGGCTGCGCCGCCGCCGTGCGGTGATGCCCGGCGCATCGGTGCTCCCTGCATTCGTTCGATGGGCGTGGTGGCTGTCGCTGCCGGTCACGCTCCTCTCGGCGTGGGGGATCGGACTCGCCCGCTACGGCCCGTTTTCCGAGGACTTCACCGTCGCGCACCTCGCGTACCGGGTGCTGCCGCCGGCTTGCGGGCTGTGGGGAGCGGTCACGCTGGTGCTCGCCGTCGTCGTCCAGATGCTGCGGGCGCGGGTGCGCAGGCGCGGTTCGGCGCCTGTAGGGGTGGGGCCGACTTCCGCGTGATTCCGGGCGACACGCCCGGGAGGCGGGCCCGATTTGCCGGACCCCCGGATCCGGCGTAATGTTTTCTCTGTTGGCCCCAAAGGGGAAAGCGAAGAGGCCGAGAAGGCCCCGCTCCTCTCATGCAGTCAACATCCCCCACACTGGTTCACCTCGCTGAGGCTGTGCTAGTATGGGACTCCGGTTCGCAGGAACCAGGTCAGGGACCACTGCTCGGCGAAAGCCGGGCGAAGCGCCGACCTGGCACTTCGAATCACACAACACGATCACACGCCCTTCGGGTACGGCTCAACAGGCCTGACCGGAGGAGCATCCGATCCTTGAGAACTCAACAGCGTGCACTTGTCAAATGCCAAATAACCTCGTCCCGGTTTTTACCGGGTGAGATTCCTTTGGATCAAAGTCCGATTCCCTTTATGGGGGTCGGCAACGGATAAGTCAGTAATGACATCCATTTGGTCAGTTCAAACTCGCTGTACACGACCTTATTCCGGTTGTGTCGGCAAATTTCTTTTACGGAGAGTTTGATCCTGGCTCAGGATGAACGCTGGCGGCGTGCTTAACACATGCAAGTCGAACGGTGAAGCAGAGCTTGCTCTGTGGATCAGTGGCGAACGGGTGAGTAACACGTGAGCAACCTGCCCCGGACTCTGGGATAAGCGCTGGAAACGGCGTCTAATACTGGATACGAGCTGCGACCGCATGGTCAGCAGCTGGAAAGAATTTCGGTCTGGGATGGGCTCGCGGCCTATCAGCTTGTTGGTGAGGTAATGGCTCACCAAGGCGTCGACGGGTAGCCGGCCTGAGAGGGTGACCGGCCACACTGGGACTGAGACACGGCCCAGACTCCTACGGGAGGCAGCAGTGGGGAATATTGCACAATGGGCGAAAGCCTGATGCAGCAACGCCGCGTGAGGGACGACGGCCTTCGGGTTGTAAACCTCTTTTAGCAGGGAAGAAGCGAAAGTGACGGTACCTGCAGAAAAAGCGCCGGCTAACTACGTGCCAGCAGCCGCGGTAATACGTAGGGCGCAAGCGTTATCCGGAATTATTGGGCGTAAAGAGCTCGTAGGCGGTTTGTCGCGTCTGCTGTGAAATCCCGAGGCTCAACCTCGGGCCTGCAGTGGGTACGGGCAGACTAGAGTGCGGTAGGGGAGATTGGAATTCCTGGTGTAGCGGTGGAATGCGCAGATATCAGGAGGAACACCGATGGCGAAGGCAGATCTCTGGGCCGTAACTGACGCTGAGGAGCGAAAGGGTGGGGAGCAAACAGGCTTAGATACCCTGGTAGTCCACCCCGTAAACGTTGGGAACTAGTTGTGGGGTCCATTCCACGGATTCCGTGACGCAGCTAACGCATTAAGTTCCCCGCCTGGGGAGTACGGCCGCAAGGCTAAAACTCAAAGGAATTGACGGGGACCCGCACAAGCGGCGGAGCATGCGGATTAATTCGATGCAACGCGAAGAACCTTACCAAGGCTTGACATATACGAGAACGGGCCAGAAATGGTCAACTCTTTGGACACTCGTAAACAGGTGGTGCATGGTTGTCGTCAGCTCGTGTCGTGAGATGTTGGGTTAAGTCCCGCAACGAGCGCAACCCTCGTTCTATGTTGCCAGCACGTAATGGTGGGAACTCATGGGATACTGCCGGGGTCAACTCGGAGGAAGGTGGGGATGACGTCAAATCATCATGCCCCTTATGTCTTGGGCTTCACGCATGCTACAATGGCCGGTACAAAGGGCTGCAATACCGTGAGGTGGAGCGAATCCCAAAAAGCCGGTCCCAGTTCGGATTGAGGTCTGCAACTCGACCTCATGAAGTCGGAGTCGCTAGTAATCGCAGATCAGCAACGCTGCGGTGAATACGTTCCCGGGTCTTGTACACACCGCCCGTCAAGTCATGAAAGTCGGTAACACCTGAAGCCGGTGGCCCAACCCTTGTGGAGGGAGCCGTCGAAGGTGGGATCGGTAATTAGGACTAAGTCGTAACAAGGTAGCCGTACCGGAAGGTGCGGCTGGATCACCTCCTTTCTAAGGAGCATCTGGCACCCTTTGGGGTGTCCAGGCGCCGGATCGAGACATACGTTCTCGCCGGTAGCTCATGGGTGGAACATTTGACTTGGTGCCAGTGATGATCTTTGGACTCAGTACGCCGCTTGCGGCTGGAACGGTTCGGGGGGAGTTGCCGGTACATGCACGCTGTTGGGTCCTGAGGGACCGGATGCGCACTGACCTTCGGGTTGAGTGCCAGACGAATCCTCTGGACCTGCTTTTGTTTGTCGGCTTGCCGGCAGGCGGGGTGGGTACCGCCCGTACTTTGAGAACTACACAGTGGACGCGAGCATCTTCGAGATGATCCTTCGGGATTGTTTCGATCGATGATCTTAAAGATCATTAGTCAATTTCGATCCAGGCTCTTTTGAGTCTGGGTTTCGAGTTTTGATTCAAACTCATGTGATTTTCAAGTCTTTAAGAGCAAACGGTGAATGCCTTGGCATCTGGAGCCGAAGAAGGACGTAGCAATCTGCGATAAGCCTCGGGGAGTGGATAAGCACACTTTGATCCGAGGATTTCCGAATGGGGAAACCCCGCTGGGCGGCGTGCCGACCCAGTGACTCCCGCCTGAATATATAGGGCGGGTAGAGGGAACGTGGGGAAGTGAAACATCTCAGTACCCACAGGAAGAGAAAGCAACCGCGATTCCGTTAGTAGTGGCGAGCGAAACCGGAACAGGCTAAACCGAGTACGTGTGATATCCGGCAGGAGTTGCGTATTCGGGGTTGTGGGACTTTTCAGACAGTTCTGCCGATCTGTCGGCGTTACAAGAAGGTATAGACGAACAGGATTGAAAGCCTGGTCATAGAGGGTGCGAACCCCGTAGTCGAAATGCCTCTCTTGACGCGAAGAGTATCCCAAGTAGCACGGGGCCCGAGAAATCCCGTGTGAATCTGTCAGGACCACCTGATAAGCCTAAATACTCCCAGATGACCGATAGCGGACAAGTACCGTGAGGGAAAGGTGAAAAGTACCCCGGGAGGGGAGTGAAATAGTACCTGAAACCGTTTGCTTACAAACCGTTGGAGCCTCCTTAGTAGGGGTGACAGCGTGCCTTTTGAAGAATGAGCCTGCGAGTTAGCGATATGTGGCGAGGTTAACCCGTGAGGGGTAGCCGTAGCGAAAGCGAGTCTGAATAGGGCGATTCAGTCGCATGTCCTAGACCCGAAGCGAAGTGATCTATCCATGGCCAGGTTGAAGCGACGGTAAGACGTCGTGGAGGACCGAACCCACTTAGGTTGAAAACTGAGGGGATGAGCTGTGGATAGGGGTGAAAGGCCAATCAAACTTCGTGATAGCTGGTTCTCTCCGAAATGCATTTAGGTGCAGCGTTGCGTGTTTCTTGCCGGAGGTAGAGCTACTGGATGGCCGATGGGCCCTACAAGGTTACTGACGTCAGCCAAACTCCGAATGCCGGTAAGTGAGAGCGCAGCAGTGAGACTGTGGGGGATAAGCTTCATAGTCGAGAGGGAAACAACCCAGACCACCATCTAAGGTCCCAAAGCGCGTGCTAAGTGGGAAAGGATGTGGAGTTGCTTAGACAACCAGGAGGTTGGCTTAGAAGCAGCCACCCTTGAAAGAGTGCGTAATAGCTCACTGGTCAAGTGATTCCGCGCCGACAATGTAACGGGGCTCAAGCACGCCACCGAAGTTGTGGCATTGACATTATTGGTAGGCCTTCGTGGTCCAGCCGTGTTGATGGGTAGGAGAGCGTCGTGTGGCCAGCGAAGCGGCGGTGTGAACCAGCCGTGGAGGCTACACGAGTGAGAATGCAGGCATGAGTAGCGAAAGACGTGTGAGAAACACGTCCTCCGAAAGACCAAGGGTTCCAGGGTCAAGCTAATCTTCCCTGGGTAAGTCGGGACCTAAGGCGAGGCCGACAGGCGTAGTCGATGGACAACGGGTTGATATTCCCGTACCGGCGAAGAACCGCCCAAGCTAATCCAGTGGTGCTAAGTGCCCGAATTCCTCTGATTCGATCCCTTCGGGGTGAGAACGTTGGAGCTAGCGCACGACCCCATGCTGGTGCGGTTAGCGTATTAACAGGTGTGACGCAGGAAGGTAGCCCAACCCGGGCGATGGTTGTCCCGGGGCAAGTGCGTAGGCCGAGTGATAGGCAAATCCGTCACTCATTAAGGCTGAGACACGATGCGGATAAAAAGTGGGTGATCCTATGCTGCCAAGAAAAGCATCGACGCGAGGTTCTAGCCGCCCGTACCCCAAACCGACTCAGGTGGTCAGGTAGAGAATACCAAGGAGATCGAGAGAATCGTGGTTAAGGAACTCGGCAAAATGCCCCCGTAACTTCGGGAGAAGGGGGGCCTTCGACGTATTAGGACTTGCTCCGAAAGCGTTTGGAGGCCGCAGAGACTAGTGGGTAGCGACTGTTTACTAAAAACACAGGTCCGTGCCAAGTCGCAAGACGATGTATACGGACTGACGCCTGCCCGGTGCTGGAAGGTTAAGAGGACCGGTTAGCCGCAAGGCGAAGCTGAGAATTTAAGCCCCAGTAAACGGCGGTGGTAACTATAACCATCCTAAGGTAGCGAAATTCCTTGTCGGGTAAGTTCCGACCTGCACGAATGGCGTAACGACTTCCCAACTGTCTCAACCGCGAACTCGGCGAAATTGCATTACGAGTAAAGATGCTCGTTACGCGCAGCAGGACGGAAAGACCCCGTGACCTTTACTACAGCTTGGTATTGGTGTTCGGTGTGGCTTGTGTAGGATAGGTGGGAGACTTTGAAGCATGGACGCCAGTTCGTGTGGAGTCATTGTTGAAATACCACTCTGGTCACTCTGGATATCTAACTTCGAACCGTAATCCGGTTCAGGGACAGTGCCTGGTGGGTAGTTTAACTGGGGCGGTTGCCTCCCAAAAAGTAACGGAGGCGCCCAAAGGTTCCCTCAACCTGGTTGGCAATCAGGTGGCGAGTGTAAGTGCACAAGGGAGCTTGACTGTGAGACTGACAGGTCGAGCAGGGACGAAAGTCGGGACTAGTGATCCGGCAGTGGCTTGTGGAAGCGCTGTCGCTCAACGGATAAAAGGTACCTCGGGGATAACAGGCTGATCTTGCCCAAGAGTCCATATCGACGGCATGGTTTGGCACCTCGATGTCGGCTCGTCGCATCCTGGGGCTGGAGTAGGTCCCAAGGGTTGGGCTGTTCGCCCATTAAAGCGGTACGCGAGCTGGGTTTAGAACGTCGTGAGACAGTTCGGTCCCTATCCGCTGCGCGCGTAGGAAGTTTGAGAGGATCTGACCCTAGTACGAGAGGACCGGGTTGGACGAACCTCTGGTGTGTCAGTTGTTCCGCCAGGAGCACCGCTGATTAGCTACGTTCGGGATGGATAACCGCTGAAAGCATCTAAGCGGGAAGCCGGCCTCAAGATGAGACTTCCATGCCTTCGGGCGAGAGGCTCCCAGCCAGACTACTGGGTTGATAGGCCAGATGTGGAAGTGCAGCAATGCATGCAGCTGACTGGTACTAATAAGCCGATGACTTGATAACACACCCGTTTGAGGTGCTACGCGTCCACTGAGTGGTTCTCGATGTACGGTCGAGAACCGCATAACAACAATCTTTTGTTGTGTGCAGACTGAAACATCAATAGTGTTTCGGCGGCCATAGCGAGAGGGAAACGCCCGGTCCCATACCGAACCCGGAAGCTAAGCCTCTCAGCGCCGATGGTACTGCAGGGGGGACCCTGTGGGAGAGTAGGACACCGCCGGACTTCTTCCGTGAGAAAGCCACCCAATGTTGGGTGGCTTTCTCTCGTTAACGCGTCGTTTCTGCGATGCCCCGCGCGCCGCGTTGCGTTGGGCCCCGCTGCGCCCCGCGGCATCCACTGACCGCGGTCGCCGCAGTTGTACCCATCCGCGGCGCGGAGGGCGCCATCTGCGTCCACCGAGCGGATGCCGCGGCCGCAGTCCGGTACTCACTCGCGGCGACGAATACTCACTCGCGGCGACGAATACTCACTCGGGTCCACGAATACTCACTCGCGCCCGCGAATACTCACTCGCGTCCACGAATACTCACTCGGCGCGGGGACGATAGCGTGAGGTGGTGACTGAGCAGACTCTTGCCGACCGAATCGGCCTCGCACCGGAGCCGGCGATGCCGCAGCATCCCGACGTGCCGACCTGGCGCATGGCCACCCCCGAGGACATCGACGCGATGCACGGCATCTCGACCGCGGCCGGTCGCGTTGACCACCCCACGTGGAGCATGCCCCGCGAGGACATCGCCGACACCTTCGAGATGTCGCACATCGACCACAGCCGGGACACCGTCATCGGGTTCGCCGCGGACGGCACGCCGGTGGCCTACGGCAGCGCCTTCGTGCACCCCTCGCGCGACGTCCGCGTGCAGGTCGACATCGCCGGCGAGGTGCACCCCGAATGGCGGCGGCGCGGGGTCGGCACCCAGGTGGTGCAGTGGCAGTACGCCCAGGCGGTGCGCCGGCTGGCCGAATCCGGGTCCACCCTTCCCGGCACCGTCCGCGCCTACGCCGAGGGCGCCAACGACGACGCGGCCGCGCTCCTCGAGCGCCACGGGCTGCGGGTGCAACGCTGGTTCACGACCATGCAGCGGGACCTCTCCGAACCGATCCCGGCGCGGGAGACCCCCGACGGCTTCGTGCTCGTCCCGTACAGCTCCGAGCGTGCGCTGGACGCTCTCGAGGCCCGCAACGACGCCTTCCGCGACCACTGGGGCAGCCTCCCCAGCGCTCCCGAGACCTGGCAGAAGTTCGTGGGCGGCCCGTTCCTGCGCCCGGACCTGTCGACCCTCGTGCTCGACGGCGATCGCATCGTCGCGTTCTGCCTCGGCTCCGTGAACGAGGAGGACTGGGCCGCGCTCGGCGCGTCCCACGTGTACATCGACCTCATCGGTGTCGTGCGCTCGCACCGCGGGCGGGGCCTCGCACCGCTCGTCATCGCCGAGTCGCTGCGCGCGGCGGCGGCCGCGGGCCTCGAGAAGGCCGTGCTCGACGTCGACACCGAGAGCCCGACCGGCGCCCACTCGCTCTACGAGAGTCTGGGTTTCGTCGCGACCGAACGCGAGCGCGTGCTCGTGCGCGAGTTCTAGAGGGGCGGATGCCGCGCCCCAGCGGAGCCAGCCCCCAGCACCAGCCCCAGCGCTGCCGCGCGGTCACCAGCACACCGCGCCACGGGGCCGGCCGAGGATATCCACGGCCGACCCCGGGACGCGCGGGGGTGTCGCGCCGTAGGCTGGCCGCAGGCGCACCGGTCCGATGGAGGCAGGCGCAGCGATCCGATGGAGGCTGACATGAGCGAAACGATCGTCGTGGGCGTCACGGGAGCTCCCGCCGCCCGCCGAGCCGTCGACTGGGCGGTGGACCGCGCAGCGCATCATCGCGGCCACCGGGTCGAGCTGCTGAGCGTCGTGGGCGGCGCCGTCGGCACCGTCGGCGAAGGCGCCGTGATGGATGTGGTGCTCGACGCGACCAACCGCATGCTCGAAGACGAGGCCGCGCGCGTGGCCGGCTCGGGGGTGCAGGTGACGACGCGGGTGGATGCCGGCAATCCCGTCACCGCGCTCGCGGCGGCATCCGAGAAGGCGGAGCTGCTGGTCATCGGCAGCGACTACCGAGGGCCGGAGTCGGGGCCTGCTCGCGGGGCGCACGGCATCCGCATCGTGGCGGGGTCCCACTGCCCCGTGGTGGTCGTGCCCGACATCGAGATCCACGACCGCAGCGGCGTGGTGGTCGGCGTCGACGGCTCGCCGGTGTCCGAGGGGGCGATCCGCTTCGCCG from Microbacterium sp. zg-Y625 includes these protein-coding regions:
- the rplQ gene encoding 50S ribosomal protein L17, which produces MPKPTKGPRLGGGPAHERLLLANLAAALYTHGSITTTVTKAKRLRPLAERLITFAKRGDLHARRRVLSVIGDKTVVHTLFTEIAPQVAEREGGYTRITKIGNRKGDNAPMAVIELVLEPVNPKPKSAKKSGAAAAAPAAETEAPAEDAAVEEAPAEETAAEETAAEETPAAEAGAESPEEGAAAEAAAEDAVEAPAKSE
- a CDS encoding VOC family protein is translated as MEHFEIPADDIGRAQAFYREVLGFEYEPWGDDMGVLRQPEGEGVNGDLHQRGTAPHPTVVFTVDRIEDTVALAVARGGELLGAIQPLDETSRWAYIRDSEGNLIGLYDEVSAA
- a CDS encoding DUF4184 family protein; translated protein: MPFTPSHALVALPFVRTPLVPAAIAIGAMTPDLPLFLRGTPLTYAATHSWTGLAATVLVAFALLLVWRCLLRPAVRELSPRWLAARLPAEWDMPAGSAARDAVGLLPGSSRGRGYPLLLVASLLLGVVSHIVWDAFTHRGRWGVGLIPGLDGVWGPFTGFRWIQYVSGVVGLAVIGVWALLWLRRRRAVMPGASVLPAFVRWAWWLSLPVTLLSAWGIGLARYGPFSEDFTVAHLAYRVLPPACGLWGAVTLVLAVVVQMLRARVRRRGSAPVGVGPTSA
- the tyrS gene encoding tyrosine--tRNA ligase, with the protein product MSTEALTIAEPAIDPSFDNVWDELVWRGLVHVSTDQQALRDLLAGDPITYYCGFDPTAPSLHLGNLVQLLVLRRIQLAGHRPLGLVGGSTGLIGDPRPSAERTLNTPEVVAEWVTRLRGQVERFLSFEGDNAARIVNNLDWTAPLSAIDFLREVGKHYRVGTMLKKDAVAARLNSDAGISYTEFSYQILQGMDYLELYRQYDCVLQTGGSDQWGNLTSGTDLIHRVEGVSVHAIGTPLITNSDGTKFGKSEGNAIWLDAEMCSPYRMYQFWLNSDDADVVNRLKIFTFLTRDEITEYERLVAEEPFRRAAQKRLALEVTTLVHGPDATAAVIAASEALFGKGDLTELDAATLRSALEELPNAEVPAETTVAQALVETGLTASLSEARRAIAQGGVTLDGIRVEDEGTPVTGGLPGGVSVLRRGKKTLAGLFVSPTAG
- a CDS encoding GNAT family N-acetyltransferase, with product MTEQTLADRIGLAPEPAMPQHPDVPTWRMATPEDIDAMHGISTAAGRVDHPTWSMPREDIADTFEMSHIDHSRDTVIGFAADGTPVAYGSAFVHPSRDVRVQVDIAGEVHPEWRRRGVGTQVVQWQYAQAVRRLAESGSTLPGTVRAYAEGANDDAAALLERHGLRVQRWFTTMQRDLSEPIPARETPDGFVLVPYSSERALDALEARNDAFRDHWGSLPSAPETWQKFVGGPFLRPDLSTLVLDGDRIVAFCLGSVNEEDWAALGASHVYIDLIGVVRSHRGRGLAPLVIAESLRAAAAAGLEKAVLDVDTESPTGAHSLYESLGFVATERERVLVREF
- a CDS encoding universal stress protein, which gives rise to MSETIVVGVTGAPAARRAVDWAVDRAAHHRGHRVELLSVVGGAVGTVGEGAVMDVVLDATNRMLEDEAARVAGSGVQVTTRVDAGNPVTALAAASEKAELLVIGSDYRGPESGPARGAHGIRIVAGSHCPVVVVPDIEIHDRSGVVVGVDGSPVSEGAIRFAAAEADRLGEPLTAVCVWTPVVTPRTAPMVYPDLYLANMQRAAEERLALSLAGLRSQYPDLVIEEKAVEGHPSEVINDLAATAKLAVIGTHGRNALARFLLGSVSHEVLQRLATVTVVTR